A genomic region of Brassica napus cultivar Da-Ae unplaced genomic scaffold, Da-Ae ScsIHWf_2039;HRSCAF=2688, whole genome shotgun sequence contains the following coding sequences:
- the LOC125599862 gene encoding heterogeneous nuclear ribonucleoprotein 1-like isoform X1 codes for MQSDNGKLFIGGISWDTNEERLKEYFSSFGEVIEAVILKDRTTGRARGFGFVVFADPAVAEIVITEKHSIDGRLVEAKKAVPRDDQNTVRSNSSSIQGSPGGPGARTRKIFVGGLPSSVTESDFKTYFEQFGTPTDVVVMYDHNTQRPRGFGFITYDSEEAVEKVLLKTFHELNGKMVEVKRAVPKELSPSPARSPLGAGYSYGVSRVNNLLNGYAQGFSPGAVGGYGLRMDGRFSPVGAGRTGFANFGSGYGMNVNFEQGLPTGFTGGNSFNGNVDYGRGMSPYYIGNTNRFGPGGGYEGGNGGGGGGNSSFFSSVTRNLWGNNGGLNSNSNTYMGGTTSGNNTLSGPFGNSWGAPGGGGGSNGVSNESMKFGYGGNGESGFGLGTRNIGPSKAAPSSSFSSASVANNTGYDGAGLAEFYGNGAVYSDPTWRSSAPETEGPGSFSYGIGGGGGGGGPSSDVSARSSSPGYVGSYKRQSNRGEPSR; via the exons ATGCAATCCGACAATGGGAAGCTGTTCATCGGCGGGATATCGTGGGACACCAATGAGGAACGTCTCAAGGAGTATTTCAGCAGCTTTGGGGAAGTGATCGAAGCTGTGATCTTGAAAGACCGTACCACGGGCCGTGCACGTGGCTTCGGCTTTGTAGTCTTTGCTGATCCAGCTGTTGCAGAGATTGTTATAACCGAAAAACATAGTATTGATGGGAGACTG GTGGAAGCGAAGAAGGCTGTTCCTAGAGATGACCAGAACACAGTTAGGAGCAACAGCAGCAGCATCCAAGGATCACCAGGCGGTCCAGGAGCTCGAACAAGGAAGATATTCGTCGGAGGATTACCTTCTTCCGTCACAGAAAGCGATTTCAAGACCTATTTTGAGCAGTTCGGGACACCTACCGACGTGGTTGTTATGTACGACCACAACACACAAAGGCCTAGAGGGTTTGGATTCATAACTTATGACTCCGAGGAGGCCGTTGAGAAAGTACTGCTCAAGACGTTCCATGAGCTTAACGGTAAAATGGTTGAGGTGAAGCGAGCTGTTCCGAAGGAGTTGTCTCCTAGTCCAGCTCGTAGCCCTCTCGGTGCTGGTTACAGCTATGGGGTTAGTAGAGTTAATAACCTCTTGAATGGGTATGCTCAAGGGTTTAGTCCCGGTGCGGTTGGTGGATATGGGCTTAGGATGGATGGTCGGTTTAGTCCGGTTGGTGCTGGGAGAACCGGGTTTGCGAATTTCGGTTCTGGTTATGGGATGAATGTGAACTTTGAGCAAGGGTTGCCCACAGGGTTCACTGGAGGTAATAGTTTTAACGGAAATGTAGACTATGGAAGAGGAATGAGTCCTTACTATATTGGTAACACGAACCGGTTTGGTCCTGGGGGTGGTTATGAAGGAGGcaatggaggaggaggaggagggaacTCGTCTTTCTTCAGTTCGGTTACAAGGAACCTATGGGGAAACAACGGTGGTCTGAACTCAAACTCCAATACATACATGGGAGGAACAACAAGTGGGAACAACACACTAAGCGGTCCATTTGGAAACTCCTGGGGTGCtcctggaggaggaggaggaagcaatGGTGTTAGCAACGAGAGTATGAAGTTTGGTTATGGAGGAAACGGTGAATCTGGTTTTGGATTGGGAACAAGGAACATCGGGCCTAGCAAGGCGGCACCATCATCTTCATTCTCTTCTGCCTCGGTAGCCAATAACACTGGTTATGATGGAGCAGGACTTGCTGAGTTTTATGGGAATGGTGCAGTGTATAGTGATCCCACATGGAGATCATCAGCTCCTGAGACAGAAGGGCCTGGTTCTTTTAGCTATGGgattggaggaggaggaggaggaggaggtccTTCT
- the LOC125599862 gene encoding heterogeneous nuclear ribonucleoprotein 1-like isoform X2: MQSDNGKLFIGGISWDTNEERLKEYFSSFGEVIEAVILKDRTTGRARGFGFVVFADPAVAEIVITEKHSIDGRLVEAKKAVPRDDQNTVRSNSSSIQGSPGGPGARTRKIFVGGLPSSVTESDFKTYFEQFGTPTDVVVMYDHNTQRPRGFGFITYDSEEAVEKVLLKTFHELNGKMVEVKRAVPKELSPSPARSPLGAGYSYGVSRVNNLLNGYAQGFSPGAVGGYGLRMDGRFSPVGAGRTGFANFGSGYGMNVNFEQGLPTGFTGGNSFNGNVDYGRGMSPYYIGNTNRFGPGGGYEGGNGGGGGGNSSFFSSVTRNLWGNNGGLNSNSNTYMGGTTSGNNTLSGPFGNSWGAPGGGGGSNGVSNESMKFGYGGNGESGFGLGTRNIGPSKAAPSSSFSSASVANNTGYDGAGLAEFYGNGAVYSDPTWRSSAPETEGPGSFSYGIGGGGGGGGPSSDVSARSSSPGYVGSYKRQSNRGIAT; the protein is encoded by the exons ATGCAATCCGACAATGGGAAGCTGTTCATCGGCGGGATATCGTGGGACACCAATGAGGAACGTCTCAAGGAGTATTTCAGCAGCTTTGGGGAAGTGATCGAAGCTGTGATCTTGAAAGACCGTACCACGGGCCGTGCACGTGGCTTCGGCTTTGTAGTCTTTGCTGATCCAGCTGTTGCAGAGATTGTTATAACCGAAAAACATAGTATTGATGGGAGACTG GTGGAAGCGAAGAAGGCTGTTCCTAGAGATGACCAGAACACAGTTAGGAGCAACAGCAGCAGCATCCAAGGATCACCAGGCGGTCCAGGAGCTCGAACAAGGAAGATATTCGTCGGAGGATTACCTTCTTCCGTCACAGAAAGCGATTTCAAGACCTATTTTGAGCAGTTCGGGACACCTACCGACGTGGTTGTTATGTACGACCACAACACACAAAGGCCTAGAGGGTTTGGATTCATAACTTATGACTCCGAGGAGGCCGTTGAGAAAGTACTGCTCAAGACGTTCCATGAGCTTAACGGTAAAATGGTTGAGGTGAAGCGAGCTGTTCCGAAGGAGTTGTCTCCTAGTCCAGCTCGTAGCCCTCTCGGTGCTGGTTACAGCTATGGGGTTAGTAGAGTTAATAACCTCTTGAATGGGTATGCTCAAGGGTTTAGTCCCGGTGCGGTTGGTGGATATGGGCTTAGGATGGATGGTCGGTTTAGTCCGGTTGGTGCTGGGAGAACCGGGTTTGCGAATTTCGGTTCTGGTTATGGGATGAATGTGAACTTTGAGCAAGGGTTGCCCACAGGGTTCACTGGAGGTAATAGTTTTAACGGAAATGTAGACTATGGAAGAGGAATGAGTCCTTACTATATTGGTAACACGAACCGGTTTGGTCCTGGGGGTGGTTATGAAGGAGGcaatggaggaggaggaggagggaacTCGTCTTTCTTCAGTTCGGTTACAAGGAACCTATGGGGAAACAACGGTGGTCTGAACTCAAACTCCAATACATACATGGGAGGAACAACAAGTGGGAACAACACACTAAGCGGTCCATTTGGAAACTCCTGGGGTGCtcctggaggaggaggaggaagcaatGGTGTTAGCAACGAGAGTATGAAGTTTGGTTATGGAGGAAACGGTGAATCTGGTTTTGGATTGGGAACAAGGAACATCGGGCCTAGCAAGGCGGCACCATCATCTTCATTCTCTTCTGCCTCGGTAGCCAATAACACTGGTTATGATGGAGCAGGACTTGCTGAGTTTTATGGGAATGGTGCAGTGTATAGTGATCCCACATGGAGATCATCAGCTCCTGAGACAGAAGGGCCTGGTTCTTTTAGCTATGGgattggaggaggaggaggaggaggaggtccTTCT